In Mucilaginibacter celer, one DNA window encodes the following:
- a CDS encoding glycoside hydrolase family 13 protein: protein MMKRACILFTITTVCILAGVVCHAQNANDTTGRKWWKEAVVYQIYPRSFKDNNGDGIGDLKGIISKLDYIKSLGIDVVWLNPIYSSPNDDNGYDVSDYRNIMKDFGTMDDFDALLKGMHARGIKLVMDLVVNHSSDEHEWFKQSRSSRNNPYREYYHWWNAEQGTPPYRYSLFDVNHDAWRYDSLTNAYYLHYFSRKQPDLNWENPRVRNEVHGIMKFWADKGIDGFRLDAFQFAAKDTTFPAFPRGFEKNFTQYYAMQGNLHGYLQEMNREVLSKYNVMSVAEGAGNTFEDAHNLVDANRNELNMAYAFEGADIAKPEGYSLLHLKQVFTKWDSAFASKGWLSVFLANHDQARLVSRYGNDKPEFRAVSSKMLTTFLMTMRGTPYYYNGDELGMTNAGFTTIDDYRDVQTLNEYQRQKNIGGDLPKYLQRIAFESRDNGRTPFQWNGDKNAGFTTGTPWIKVNSNYKTINAAQQEKDRNSTLNYFRRVVKLRKDNLALVYGKYTLLDAQNPDAYIYTRELDGKKLLIMLNFRDKPVDTQTGIDVSKANVLIGNYEHPSKDGKLLPYEAVVYELK, encoded by the coding sequence ATGATGAAGAGAGCCTGTATCCTGTTCACAATAACTACTGTTTGCATATTGGCCGGCGTTGTTTGCCATGCTCAAAACGCCAATGATACCACCGGCCGCAAATGGTGGAAAGAAGCGGTAGTGTACCAAATTTATCCCCGCAGTTTTAAGGATAATAACGGCGATGGGATAGGTGATCTGAAGGGAATTATATCCAAACTTGATTATATCAAAAGCCTGGGTATTGATGTGGTTTGGCTTAACCCTATTTACAGTTCGCCCAATGATGATAACGGGTACGACGTAAGCGATTACCGCAATATTATGAAGGATTTTGGTACCATGGATGATTTTGATGCATTGCTGAAGGGCATGCATGCCAGGGGCATAAAACTGGTGATGGATTTGGTGGTGAACCACAGCAGCGATGAGCACGAATGGTTTAAACAAAGCCGCAGTTCGCGCAATAATCCATACCGCGAATATTATCATTGGTGGAATGCGGAGCAAGGTACGCCGCCGTACCGTTATAGTTTGTTTGATGTAAACCATGATGCCTGGCGTTATGATTCGCTTACCAATGCCTATTACCTGCATTATTTTTCGCGCAAGCAGCCCGATTTGAACTGGGAAAACCCCAGGGTAAGGAACGAGGTACATGGCATTATGAAGTTTTGGGCCGATAAGGGGATAGATGGTTTCAGGCTGGATGCTTTTCAGTTTGCGGCCAAGGATACTACCTTTCCGGCATTTCCGCGCGGATTTGAAAAAAACTTTACGCAATACTACGCCATGCAGGGCAATTTGCATGGCTATCTGCAGGAAATGAACAGGGAAGTATTGAGCAAATACAACGTAATGAGCGTTGCCGAGGGTGCAGGAAACACTTTTGAAGATGCGCACAATTTGGTTGATGCCAACAGGAATGAATTAAATATGGCCTATGCCTTTGAGGGGGCCGACATTGCCAAACCCGAAGGCTACAGCCTATTGCATTTAAAACAGGTATTTACCAAATGGGACAGCGCTTTTGCCTCCAAAGGCTGGCTTTCGGTTTTCCTGGCAAACCATGACCAGGCCCGGCTGGTGAGCAGGTATGGTAACGACAAACCCGAGTTTAGAGCAGTATCTTCAAAAATGCTTACCACTTTTTTAATGACCATGCGTGGTACACCTTATTACTACAATGGCGACGAGCTGGGCATGACCAACGCAGGATTTACCACTATTGATGATTACCGCGATGTACAAACCCTGAATGAGTACCAGCGGCAAAAAAATATCGGCGGCGATTTACCAAAATACCTGCAACGGATAGCGTTTGAAAGCAGGGATAACGGCCGGACGCCTTTTCAATGGAATGGCGATAAAAACGCAGGTTTTACAACAGGCACACCCTGGATAAAAGTAAACAGCAACTATAAAACCATCAACGCAGCACAGCAGGAAAAAGACAGGAACAGTACATTAAATTACTTCAGGCGGGTAGTGAAACTGCGGAAGGATAACCTGGCCCTGGTTTACGGAAAATATACATTACTCGATGCGCAAAACCCGGATGCCTATATCTACACCCGCGAGCTGGATGGCAAAAAGCTATTGATCATGTTAAACTTTAGAGATAAACCGGTTGATACGCAAACCGGCATTGATGTTAGCAAAGCCAATGTTTTGATCGGAAACTATGAGCATCCGTCAAAAGATGGGAAGCTATTACCTTACGAAGCCGTTGTTTATGAATTAAAATAA
- a CDS encoding nucleoside hydrolase, producing MFKTKSLLFLLLMIASPLFLFAQVNPAFKAIKPRFRVIMDNDFGGDPDGLFALTHLVLSPSVEVRGIIGSHLNANDGFDKSKTQADNAVKKAAELLTVLKMKDRFPLVAGSNTAMVNDTSPVKSAAVDLIIKEASRTDTSLPLYILCGAGLTEIASAVLTDPKIADKVTLVWIGGPEYLDIAIPPPNYSNPEYNLNIDIAAARAVFNHSQLKLWQIPRDGYRQAILPWSELHTKIKPQGETGKYLADVLESLMLRIQQYKLNLGEVYILGDSPLVLLTALQSSFEADPSSSEYVLKPCPLINAQGGYEYNAHGRNIRVYRRLDINLMFNDFFAKLELNR from the coding sequence ATGTTTAAAACCAAATCGCTGCTTTTTTTGCTGTTGATGATCGCATCTCCATTATTTTTATTTGCACAGGTTAATCCCGCTTTTAAAGCCATCAAACCCCGTTTCAGGGTAATTATGGATAATGATTTCGGCGGAGATCCAGATGGTTTATTTGCGCTCACACATTTGGTATTGTCACCCTCGGTAGAGGTGCGCGGCATTATCGGCTCGCACCTCAACGCTAATGATGGCTTCGACAAATCAAAAACACAGGCCGATAATGCGGTTAAAAAAGCGGCCGAGCTGTTAACCGTTTTAAAAATGAAAGACCGTTTCCCGCTTGTGGCAGGCTCCAACACAGCCATGGTTAACGATACCTCGCCAGTTAAAAGTGCGGCTGTAGATCTGATCATTAAAGAAGCATCACGTACCGATACATCTTTACCCTTGTACATCCTTTGCGGCGCAGGGCTTACCGAAATAGCATCAGCCGTATTAACCGATCCCAAAATTGCCGATAAGGTTACCTTGGTTTGGATAGGCGGCCCGGAATATTTGGATATTGCCATTCCGCCGCCAAATTACAGCAATCCCGAATACAACCTCAATATTGATATAGCTGCAGCAAGGGCTGTGTTTAATCACTCACAGCTAAAGCTTTGGCAAATACCAAGGGATGGTTATCGCCAGGCTATATTGCCATGGTCGGAGTTGCATACTAAAATAAAGCCGCAGGGCGAAACGGGTAAATACCTGGCCGATGTGCTTGAAAGTTTGATGCTGCGCATTCAGCAATATAAGCTTAACCTGGGCGAGGTTTATATTTTAGGCGATAGTCCGCTGGTGTTGCTAACTGCATTGCAATCATCGTTCGAGGCCGATCCATCGTCAAGTGAGTATGTGTTGAAACCTTGTCCGCTTATTAACGCGCAGGGCGGGTATGAATATAATGCTCATGGCCGCAACATCCGGGTTTACCGGCGGTTGGATATCAACCTGATGTTTAATGATTTTTTTGCGAAGCTGGAGTTGAATAGATAA
- a CDS encoding MBL fold metallo-hydrolase, with product MKNPVSVTYLGGPTIILEIGGFRIMTDPTLDPEGETFHNPTYWKTEGPAITDIGHIDMVLLSHDQHNDNLDNAGRELLKTVKQTLTTHIGAQRLQGTAKGLAPWESITITSPEGDEITITATPARHGPTGVEKLTGEVIGFLVAVKGDANLQVYITGDTVFYEGVKEVAERFDPQYVFIFAGAAKPRGPFNVTMGTNDAIDTAFAFPQATIIPVHFEGWSHYTETGDMLRQSFKALGIDDRLNILEPGKKTDL from the coding sequence ATGAAAAACCCTGTAAGCGTAACCTACCTTGGCGGCCCTACCATTATCCTCGAAATCGGCGGCTTTAGGATCATGACCGATCCTACGCTCGATCCTGAAGGTGAAACTTTCCATAACCCCACCTACTGGAAAACCGAAGGGCCGGCAATAACAGATATTGGCCATATTGATATGGTACTGCTAAGCCACGATCAGCATAATGATAACCTGGATAATGCGGGAAGAGAATTACTTAAAACCGTTAAGCAAACGCTTACCACGCATATAGGTGCCCAACGTTTACAGGGAACAGCCAAAGGTTTAGCACCATGGGAAAGCATCACCATTACCTCGCCCGAAGGTGATGAAATTACAATCACAGCAACTCCAGCCCGCCACGGCCCTACCGGCGTTGAAAAATTAACCGGCGAAGTGATAGGCTTTTTGGTGGCTGTAAAAGGAGATGCAAACCTGCAGGTTTATATTACCGGCGATACTGTATTTTATGAAGGTGTAAAGGAAGTTGCCGAAAGGTTTGATCCTCAATATGTTTTCATTTTCGCGGGAGCAGCCAAACCCCGCGGGCCATTTAATGTAACCATGGGTACTAACGATGCCATTGATACGGCCTTTGCTTTTCCACAGGCTACCATTATCCCGGTGCATTTTGAGGGATGGTCGCACTATACGGAAACCGGGGATATGTTGAGGCAATCGTTCAAGGCATTGGGCATTGATGACAGGCTTAATATTTTGGAGCCGGGGAAGAAAACAGATTTGTAA
- a CDS encoding BamA/TamA family outer membrane protein — MQRKSLYKIFRHLFGLALFTVLSVITNHAYAQVQVPSDTTKVDSLHKNEPKPVKATDTLYKQYDFGDLMRNIFHPGKPADAPNKKSSGITVIPNVASNPTIGSQIGIKAVAGKKLGDDPNTLLSVAATSASITTKGIIYFYINHNIYTPGNNWNFQGNLVAAKTVSPDYGLGIGQASNGSAADQVLANPERKGRALHSQYYNIREKVYKEIDKGLFIGAGASFDIRRKIEDTKSTTDFTPYNIYSDRHGFARDHYAANGLLFNLQYTTRDNQNRAYHGIYADAGFRINQSWMGSSRNAIQFTTDFRKYFSLSSVNPEHVVAFWNWGSYLISGNIPYLELAGTGKDAGFRSGRGYVVQYFKGTQYNYSEVEYRFPILRNKFVSGVVFGNLQTANDESGTKIFKQFQPGYGGGLRVLFNKATRTNLCLDYAFGKYGSKGFFLGLNEAF, encoded by the coding sequence GTGCAGCGTAAATCATTATATAAAATATTCCGTCACTTATTCGGCCTTGCTTTATTTACAGTTTTAAGTGTAATAACAAACCATGCCTACGCCCAGGTGCAGGTACCGTCTGATACAACTAAGGTTGATTCATTGCATAAAAATGAGCCAAAACCGGTTAAAGCTACTGATACCCTTTATAAACAATATGATTTTGGCGATCTGATGCGGAACATCTTTCATCCCGGTAAACCGGCAGATGCTCCCAATAAAAAATCATCAGGCATTACGGTTATTCCCAATGTGGCATCCAACCCAACCATCGGCTCGCAAATAGGCATTAAAGCCGTAGCCGGTAAAAAGCTGGGCGATGATCCTAACACGCTTCTTTCGGTAGCCGCTACGTCGGCATCCATCACCACAAAAGGCATCATTTATTTTTATATTAACCACAACATATACACGCCGGGTAATAACTGGAATTTTCAGGGCAATTTGGTTGCAGCCAAAACGGTATCGCCCGATTATGGTTTGGGTATAGGCCAGGCATCAAACGGCAGCGCAGCCGACCAGGTGCTGGCCAATCCCGAGCGTAAAGGCCGGGCCCTGCACTCACAATACTATAACATCCGCGAAAAGGTTTATAAAGAAATAGATAAAGGCCTCTTCATCGGTGCAGGTGCATCTTTCGATATCCGCCGGAAAATTGAAGACACCAAATCAACAACCGATTTTACACCCTATAATATTTACAGCGACCGCCACGGCTTTGCCCGCGATCATTACGCCGCCAACGGCCTGCTTTTCAACCTGCAATACACCACCCGCGACAACCAGAACCGCGCCTATCATGGCATTTATGCCGATGCGGGTTTCCGCATCAACCAATCATGGATGGGCAGTTCGCGAAACGCGATACAGTTCACTACAGATTTCAGGAAATACTTCAGTCTTTCATCGGTAAACCCGGAGCATGTTGTCGCCTTCTGGAACTGGGGCTCATACCTCATCAGCGGTAATATCCCTTATCTCGAATTGGCCGGTACCGGTAAAGATGCAGGCTTCAGGAGTGGCCGCGGTTATGTGGTTCAATACTTTAAGGGCACACAATACAACTATAGCGAAGTCGAATACCGCTTCCCTATCCTGCGCAACAAATTTGTAAGCGGCGTGGTGTTTGGCAACCTGCAAACCGCCAATGATGAATCGGGCACCAAAATATTTAAGCAATTTCAGCCGGGTTATGGTGGTGGTTTACGCGTGCTGTTTAACAAAGCCACACGTACCAATCTTTGTTTGGATTATGCTTTTGGTAAGTATGGCTCGAAAGGTTTCTTTTTGGGG
- a CDS encoding NAD(P)H-dependent flavin oxidoreductase gives MWYNTKAAGVLGIQYPILQGPFGGNLSTVKLAATVSNMGGLGGYGAYTLSPDEIINIDQQIKAATDKPYNINLWVSNSDVPTGGITDAVYENTKALFKPYFDELDIPLPPKPASLFSTFEDQVGALLATRPPAFSFMFGIPSQTLLDEFRKLNIPVMGAATTLDEAIALENAGVDLIIASGFEAGGHRPSFLDKSENSLMGTFSLVQVIKEKVKTPIIAAGGIANGKGIAAALALGASAVQIGTAFLATEESNITEFYRQTLLSEKSNHTILTRAFTGRLGRGIRNRVSSDMVGNETELLPFPLQTQFISSLRKAAFDKQQTDMILFWSGQIAPVLKHTKAADLMQSLITETNDYFNQTYKN, from the coding sequence ATGTGGTACAATACAAAAGCAGCCGGGGTGCTGGGTATTCAGTATCCTATTTTACAGGGGCCGTTTGGCGGCAACCTGTCAACCGTTAAGCTGGCGGCAACCGTATCAAACATGGGCGGCCTTGGTGGATACGGGGCTTATACGCTTAGTCCTGATGAGATCATCAATATCGATCAGCAAATAAAAGCAGCAACTGATAAACCTTATAATATTAATCTCTGGGTATCTAACAGTGATGTGCCAACCGGCGGTATTACCGATGCCGTTTACGAAAACACCAAGGCCCTTTTTAAACCGTATTTTGATGAGCTTGACATACCGCTGCCACCCAAGCCTGCATCTTTGTTTTCAACGTTCGAGGATCAGGTCGGGGCTTTGTTAGCCACTCGTCCACCGGCATTCAGTTTTATGTTTGGCATCCCCTCACAAACACTTTTGGATGAGTTTCGTAAGTTAAACATTCCGGTTATGGGTGCAGCCACTACACTTGATGAGGCAATTGCTTTAGAAAACGCTGGTGTTGATCTGATCATCGCCTCGGGCTTTGAGGCTGGCGGGCATAGGCCATCTTTCCTCGATAAATCTGAAAACTCATTAATGGGCACCTTTTCCCTGGTGCAGGTAATCAAAGAAAAAGTAAAAACACCCATCATTGCCGCCGGCGGTATAGCCAATGGTAAAGGCATAGCTGCAGCGCTGGCTTTGGGGGCAAGCGCGGTACAGATAGGCACAGCATTCCTGGCCACCGAAGAATCGAACATTACCGAATTTTACCGGCAAACTCTTCTATCCGAGAAATCAAACCATACCATATTAACCCGTGCATTTACCGGGCGCTTAGGCCGCGGTATCCGCAACCGCGTTAGCTCGGATATGGTTGGTAATGAAACCGAATTACTGCCATTCCCCCTGCAAACGCAGTTCATATCGTCGTTACGGAAAGCTGCGTTTGATAAGCAGCAAACCGATATGATATTGTTTTGGAGCGGGCAGATTGCCCCGGTATTGAAACATACCAAAGCTGCCGACCTGATGCAATCGCTCATCACCGAAACCAACGACTACTTTAATCAAACTTATAAAAACTAA
- a CDS encoding DUF5597 domain-containing protein, with protein MGKIKTAFLGLILLSSASVKTTAQTNPIPKLIEKNGRHALLVDGKPFLILGGQAHNSSGWPGMLPQVWQSVEAMHLNTLEIPIYWEQIEPQAGKFDFSVIDTLLAQSRRHHVRLVLLWFGTWKNGSNHYMPEWMKRDAAKYPNITGKTGKEIDSPSPHSKPTLDADIKAFAAVMHYLKQADQQHTVIMVQVENEPGSWDTVRDYSAQAQKLFEANVPAELLKPDVLKALSIQLQPGAKGSWQTVFGERADEYFQAWSIARFIEQVAAAGKAEYPLPLYVNVALRDPLTNPPATHYESGGATDNVIPIWKIAAPHIDLLAPDIYLDGSQRVQKVIDLYTRTDNALFVPEAGFTTENARYFYDVLAHGGIGFSPFGIDANGETHTNQQMTERLAPYAQEYAMASPMMHQLAGWAFEDKIRAVVEHEDHAQQTIKLGAWDAAITFGTGSGNNLKTNPLPVGKAMIVTLSENKFVLIGSHCHVTFKPTGNNMGKAWQYLKVEEGVYDHGTFKAVRILNGDETDWGGPNIGTKPKVLQISLVVR; from the coding sequence ATGGGCAAAATTAAAACTGCGTTCCTCGGGCTTATATTACTATCATCAGCCTCAGTTAAAACCACAGCACAAACTAATCCTATCCCCAAACTTATCGAAAAAAACGGCAGGCACGCGCTGCTGGTTGATGGCAAGCCATTTTTAATTTTAGGAGGGCAGGCACATAATTCAAGCGGATGGCCGGGCATGTTACCTCAGGTATGGCAATCTGTAGAAGCGATGCACCTCAACACCCTCGAGATCCCGATATATTGGGAACAGATAGAGCCACAAGCCGGTAAGTTTGATTTTTCTGTTATAGATACTTTACTTGCCCAATCGCGCCGGCACCATGTGCGATTGGTATTACTATGGTTTGGCACCTGGAAAAACGGCAGTAATCATTACATGCCCGAATGGATGAAGCGCGATGCCGCTAAATATCCAAACATTACCGGCAAAACCGGTAAAGAGATCGATTCGCCCTCGCCCCATTCCAAACCTACTTTAGATGCCGATATTAAAGCTTTTGCAGCAGTGATGCATTATTTAAAGCAGGCCGATCAACAGCATACCGTAATTATGGTTCAGGTAGAGAACGAGCCCGGCTCATGGGATACCGTGCGCGATTATTCGGCACAAGCGCAAAAATTGTTTGAAGCTAACGTTCCTGCCGAATTGTTAAAGCCCGATGTGCTTAAAGCCCTCAGCATCCAGCTCCAGCCCGGTGCAAAAGGCTCATGGCAAACTGTTTTTGGCGAACGCGCGGATGAGTACTTCCAGGCCTGGTCTATCGCCCGGTTTATTGAGCAGGTAGCCGCGGCCGGTAAGGCCGAATATCCGCTGCCGTTATACGTAAACGTAGCCCTGCGCGATCCGCTTACCAATCCGCCCGCAACCCATTACGAAAGTGGCGGCGCAACGGATAATGTGATCCCGATATGGAAAATTGCCGCGCCGCATATCGACCTGCTTGCGCCGGATATTTATTTAGATGGCAGCCAGCGGGTGCAGAAGGTAATTGACTTATACACCCGAACCGACAATGCGCTATTTGTACCCGAGGCCGGATTTACAACCGAAAACGCCCGCTATTTTTATGATGTATTAGCCCATGGCGGCATTGGTTTTTCGCCCTTTGGGATAGATGCTAACGGCGAAACCCACACCAACCAACAAATGACCGAACGCCTTGCTCCCTACGCACAGGAATATGCCATGGCAAGCCCCATGATGCACCAACTTGCCGGCTGGGCTTTTGAAGACAAGATCAGGGCTGTTGTTGAGCACGAGGATCATGCCCAACAAACTATAAAACTGGGTGCCTGGGATGCAGCTATCACCTTTGGTACAGGATCCGGAAACAACCTTAAAACCAACCCGCTGCCGGTAGGTAAGGCGATGATTGTAACGCTATCTGAAAATAAATTTGTGCTGATCGGTTCGCATTGCCATGTAACTTTTAAACCAACCGGCAACAACATGGGCAAAGCCTGGCAATACCTTAAAGTTGAAGAAGGCGTTTACGATCATGGTACATTTAAAGCAGTTCGAATTTTGAATGGTGATGAAACAGACTGGGGCGGACCGAACATAGGTACCAAACCAAAGGTATTACAAATTTCACTTGTGGTGAGGTAA
- a CDS encoding nuclear transport factor 2 family protein, whose product METAKNDSLAISQVLDTYFKAIYEGDAQLLGSTFNKGTLLFGDIKGVPYAKTLDQYLDGVANRQSPKDSGKPYKGEIISIDVINSIAVAKVSVQMYDFIYNDLLSFHKIDNRWLIVNKMITDTSK is encoded by the coding sequence ATGGAAACTGCAAAAAACGATTCACTGGCTATAAGCCAGGTACTGGATACTTATTTTAAAGCAATATATGAAGGCGATGCCCAACTTTTAGGCAGCACTTTTAATAAAGGCACTTTGCTTTTTGGCGATATAAAAGGCGTGCCTTACGCCAAAACTCTCGATCAATATCTTGATGGTGTTGCAAACCGCCAAAGCCCCAAAGATTCGGGTAAACCTTATAAGGGAGAAATTATTTCTATCGATGTAATTAACTCGATAGCAGTGGCGAAAGTAAGCGTACAGATGTATGATTTTATTTACAATGATTTACTTTCGTTTCATAAAATAGATAACCGGTGGCTGATTGTCAACAAAATGATTACCGACACCTCTAAATAA